One Triticum dicoccoides isolate Atlit2015 ecotype Zavitan chromosome 5B, WEW_v2.0, whole genome shotgun sequence genomic window carries:
- the LOC119309427 gene encoding uncharacterized protein LOC119309427, which yields MQRFYREYYKLLPRDVAQVAVTYIMSKWQRFFLNFWGPFTVSNKKIKSMIIEWVSYALAASLLLAMGAMVRAKQRKIGEICSEVIIDKSSNKMSMESIVEAQHIMKKVHEYVKTTNVVILRLWSIILAWSPKEIHMCGGGGEGAAPAALTEEAMLPFCLFPALTMVVQRVRHVVIFL from the exons ATGCAGCGCTTCTACCGCGAGTACTACAAACTACTTCCGCGAGATGTTGCTCAAGTAGCCGTGACATATATTATG TCTAAATGGCAGAGGTTCTTCCTAAATTTCTGGGGTCCATTCACAGTAAGCAATAAGAAGATAAAATCAATGATAAT TGAGTGGGTCAGTTATGCACTGGCAGCATCCTTGCTACTAGCGATGGGCGCGATGGTCCGGGCCAAGCAGAGAAAGATAGGTGAGATATGCTCAGAGGTGATCATCGACAAGTCCTCGAACAAGATGTCGATGGAGAGTATAGTGGAGGCACAACACATCATGAAGAAGGTGCACGAGTACGTCAAGACGACGAACGTCGTGATCCTCAGGCTATGGTCCATTATTCTAGCCTGGTCACCAAAG GAAATTCACATGTGCGGCGGTGGCGGGGAAGGAGCAGCACCGGCAGCCCTAACAGAGGAAGCCATGTTGCCGTTTTGTTTGTTCCCAGCCTTGACTATGGTTGTCCAGCGAGTCCGGCATGTCGTCATTTTCTTGTAA